The region CTCCTCACCGGCCGCGCTCCGTTCACGGGCGATCAGGAGGTCGCGGTCGCTCACGCGATCCTCCACGAGGATCCAATCACGGTCCGCGAGCTCAATCCGGAGGTTCCCGCCGAGCTCGAGCACATCGTCTTCAAGGCCATGATGAAGCGTGTCGCCTCGCGCTATCAGACGGCGGAGGAGATGGCCGAGGACCTGATGCGGTTTCGGGAGCACGACCGCCGGCGCCGCGCCGGGATCCACGAGGAGCTGGATCTCCTCGCCACGCAGGAGGTGTACGCGGTCCGGCGCGAGCGGTTCCTGGCGCCGCTCGTCGGGCGCGACTCGGAGATCCAGAGACTCCGCGGATTCCTGCGGGAGGCCCGATCGGGCGAGGGCATGGCGGTGTGCCTCGCGGGCGAGGCGGGCGTTGGAAAGACGCGGCTGCTCCATGAGCTGCAGCAGGCCTGCCGGCGCGAGGGGGCGCGCGTTCTCGTCACGCCGTGCCTCTTCGGCGGCACGACGAGCTCCTACTTCCCGTTCGCGGAAGCGTTCCGTCACTACTTCTCGCTCCGCGGCGTCACCGGCGCGGCGGCGCTCCAGAGCTTCCTCTTCGACCGCGCGCCCCGCCTCGCGGGATCGCTCCCCGTCCTGAACCGGTTCCTCCGGTTCACGTTCGCCTCCAACGGGCCCGCGAGCGAGGAGGAGCTGTGGGAAGTGCTGGATCAGCTCGTCACGTTCATCGCCGAGGAGCGCCCGCTCGTCCTCGTGGTCGAGGACCTCCAGTGGGGGGACGACGCGTCGATCCGTCTCTTCCACTTCCTCGCGCAGCGGGTCGCTCGCCGCCGGTTGCTCCTGGTCGGGAGCTACCGCCCCGAGGAGATCCACGCCGAGCCGGGAGCGAGGCCGCATCCGCTGCCCGCGATGCTCCGGATGCTGGGACGCGAGGAGCGATTCGAGCGCATCGAGCTCGGCCGTCTCCGCCGCGAGCACGTGAGGGAGATCCTGGATCGCCTCTATCCGGCGCACGAGTGGGGCGAGGACTTCCCCTCGCTGCTCTTCCGGGAGACGGAGGGGAATCCCTTCTTCATGGTGGAGATCCTGAAACTGCTCGCCGGCGAGAAGGTGCTCGAGGAGCGCGACGGCCGCTGGGCGCTTCGCACCACGGTGGACCGGATCTCGATCCCGGAGAAGGTCTTCGACGTCGTGATGCAGCGGCTGGGCCGCCTCGGCCCGCGCGAGCGCGAGATCTTGGAGCTGGGCGCGGTGGAAGGGGACGTCTTCCACTCGGGAACGATCCTGCGCGGGCTCCGCATCGAGCGGATGGCGCTCCTGAAGACGCTCCAGTTCCTGGAGCAGATCCACCACCTGATCCACGCGGCGGGTCCGCAGTACCACTTCGACCACTCGAAGATCCGGGAGATCCTCTACGAGAGCATCCCGCCGGAGCTGCGGATCGAGTACCACACCGTCGTGGGGCAGTTCCTGCGCGAGAGCTTCGGGGAGTCGGAGGAGTACGCGGGGATCATCGCGCACAACCTGCTCGCGGCGGGACTTCGCGAGGAGGCGATCCCGTTCCTGACCCGGGCGGCCGCGATGGCTTCGAGGCTCTTCGCGCACGCCGACGCGATCCACTACCTGGACCAGGCCGAGCGCGTGCTCCACGAGCTCTACCCGCAGAGCCCGCCGCTCGAGCGCGTGCGCGAGCTCTGCGAGATCCGCGAGCGTCGCGGGGACGAGGAGTACGCGAGCGGCCACTACCGGGAGTCCCTCGCGAGCTACGAGCTCGCGCTCTCGCTCGACGCGGCGACCGGCGATCCCGTGCGCGCGGCCTCCCTCACCAAGGCCGTCGGCCGCATCCAGTACCTGCTCGGACGCACGGCCGAGTCGCAGCGCTCCTACGACAAGGCGATCGCCGACTACACGGAGATCGAGGCGCGCGCGCGCGCGGCGGACGATGTCGAGCAGCTCGCGGGCGCCTGCCGCGAGCTCGGCAAGCTCCATTTCTTCCGTGGCGACCCGGAACGCTCCCGCCGGTACATCGAAGAGACCATCGCGCTCGCCGACCGGATCGGAGCGCCCCGGATGAAGTCGGCGGCGCTCAACAATCTCGCGGGGATCCACTACCAGCGGGGCGCGCTCGAGGAGGCGCTGGCGGCCCATCGCGCGTCGCTCGCGATCCGCCGCGAGACGCGGGACCCCGGCGAGATGGCGCAGACGCACAAGAACCTCGGCATCACGCACTACCGGCTGGGGGAGCTGACGGACGCCGAATCGCATCTCGAGGAGGCGCTGGGTCTCTATCGCAAGACCATGGACCGGCGAGGCGAGGCGGTCACGCTCCGCCACCTCGGAAACGTCTTCTACGAGCGCGGAGATCACGTGGGCGCGCAGCGGCACTGGGAGGCATCGCTCTCGCTCTGCCGCGAGCTCGGAAATCACGACGACCTCTGCCGGTGCCTCAACAATCTCGGGGTCCTCCACTTCGAGCGGGGCCACTACGCGAGCGCGCTCCGGCTCTACCAGGACGCGCTCGAGACGTCGGCCGCGATCGGCTCGAAGGACTCGATGGTGCCGGTCTACGTGAACCTGGCCGAGCTCCACCTGAGTCTCGACCAGCTCGCGCGCGCGGAGGAGAATCTGGGACGGGCCGAGGAGCTGGCGCGCTCGATGGGCATGACGCCGGCGCTCTGCGAGGTTCACGCGCTCCGGGGAATGCTCCTCGCGGAGCGCGGATCGCTCGAAACCGCCCGCCGCGAGGTCGAGCGCGCCTCCGAAGCGGCCGAGCCGACGGGGCACGTCGAGAATCTGGTGCGCGCGCTCCTCGCCCAATCCACGGTGTCGATCGCGTCGGGAGAGTACGGGGAGGCGCGCCGCCTCGCGCACCAGGCGCGC is a window of Candidatus Eisenbacteria bacterium DNA encoding:
- a CDS encoding tetratricopeptide repeat protein; the encoded protein is MTSDPGQISHYRIESVLGQGGMGVVYLAEDLLLRRRVALKFLTPSLSRDADARRRLLNEGRAAATLGHPNAAVLYEVGADGDDLFLAMEYVPGVTLKEHAAEGALPWVEVVDVALGMLAALREAHAKGIVHRDIKPQNVRRTPDGRIKVLDFGLAKVLGGSTITREGSLLGTVAYMSPQQVVGEEVDGRTDLYSTGVVLYELLTGRAPFTGDQEVAVAHAILHEDPITVRELNPEVPAELEHIVFKAMMKRVASRYQTAEEMAEDLMRFREHDRRRRAGIHEELDLLATQEVYAVRRERFLAPLVGRDSEIQRLRGFLREARSGEGMAVCLAGEAGVGKTRLLHELQQACRREGARVLVTPCLFGGTTSSYFPFAEAFRHYFSLRGVTGAAALQSFLFDRAPRLAGSLPVLNRFLRFTFASNGPASEEELWEVLDQLVTFIAEERPLVLVVEDLQWGDDASIRLFHFLAQRVARRRLLLVGSYRPEEIHAEPGARPHPLPAMLRMLGREERFERIELGRLRREHVREILDRLYPAHEWGEDFPSLLFRETEGNPFFMVEILKLLAGEKVLEERDGRWALRTTVDRISIPEKVFDVVMQRLGRLGPREREILELGAVEGDVFHSGTILRGLRIERMALLKTLQFLEQIHHLIHAAGPQYHFDHSKIREILYESIPPELRIEYHTVVGQFLRESFGESEEYAGIIAHNLLAAGLREEAIPFLTRAAAMASRLFAHADAIHYLDQAERVLHELYPQSPPLERVRELCEIRERRGDEEYASGHYRESLASYELALSLDAATGDPVRAASLTKAVGRIQYLLGRTAESQRSYDKAIADYTEIEARARAADDVEQLAGACRELGKLHFFRGDPERSRRYIEETIALADRIGAPRMKSAALNNLAGIHYQRGALEEALAAHRASLAIRRETRDPGEMAQTHKNLGITHYRLGELTDAESHLEEALGLYRKTMDRRGEAVTLRHLGNVFYERGDHVGAQRHWEASLSLCRELGNHDDLCRCLNNLGVLHFERGHYASALRLYQDALETSAAIGSKDSMVPVYVNLAELHLSLDQLARAEENLGRAEELARSMGMTPALCEVHALRGMLLAERGSLETARREVERASEAAEPTGHVENLVRALLAQSTVSIASGEYGEARRLAHQARDLARWSRMLHFELRAAFEVARACWKEGATWDAARELRELVPRSEEGGFRPLAARSRDLLGRILWETGDREGAAFEFVRAADQMKEIIATLSEDDLRSFVHHPEWKAAIGNLLDALMRLGRRDEALGYLVPLGVGSCEIGVAQSAPAGPDARWDETRVDAGVAGGVPEGTDS